CATTATAGGAGAGGAAAGAAGTTATTTAATAGATTGGGAAAAACCGGTTATTAGTGATCCTTGTCAGGATTTGACCCAATTTTTAGCCATCACCACCACCCTGTGGAAGACAGAAACCATATTAAGTAAAGAAGAGAAGGAGATTTTCTTTAAAACCTATATTGCAAACCTACAAGAAGGGGATAAAGACATTCGTGAAAGGGTACACTTGTATACTCCCTATCTATATTTAAGAGCTTTATCCTGGTGCGCCTATGCATGGCTTGAATATCAAAACCCTGATAAAGATATTAAAAATATGGATACCTTTAGAAAAATAAAATCCTATTTAGATATAAACTTTATGGAAAATCTACTTAGAGAATATAAATAAGCACACCTATGGGGTGTGCTTAAACTATGGGCTTTAACCTGTTGAAGCTCCTTCGTTATTTCTAAAATTACATTACCTTATGTATATTAGTATAATCTATCATATTAATATTAACAAAATCCACGCTTTGAGGATTTAATAAATTTAATAAACTCCATTTCATGGGGACTTAAGACGTGGTCCTTTCTATAGACTACATAAAAGTCAGAAATAACCTCTAGGCCTTCAACGTCAATTTTTTTCAGAATACCATCTTTTAATTCTCTTTTTATAGATAATTCTGGAATAAAGGAAATCCCTTTTCCTGCAATAACAGAGGATTTGATGGCCTCCATTGAATTCAACTCATAAATAATATTTAGATCATCCACAGATATTCCATGGGTTTCAAGGGTATCTAAAATACATTGCCTTGTGCCTGAACCCCCCTCCCTAAAGATAAGAGGTATATGGTCAAGCTCCTTAAGGGTTATAGTATTTTTCATTAAAGGAAGGGAAGTTACTAATAGCAAAGAATTATTGGTAATTTTCTCAATAGTCAATTGGTTAGTGTTCATACAATTGTAGCATCCATGGACAATACCAAGATTAATTGTTCTATCAAGAAGATTTTCAATAACATCTTTTGTATTACTAATTTCCAAGTGAATATTTACATCTTTATTATCCTGTTTATAAATATAGATACTACAGGGTAGAGCATATTCTCCTACAGCCTTACAAGACCCTATCAATAACTGTTTCTTATCACTGTTTAAGTTCAAAAGATCCCTTTCAATGTTTTCTTGAAGGGATAGAATTGTGTTGGCATAATCAAACACAATCTTACCGGCTTCTGTCAATTCTACACCTTTATTGCTACGATTCAGTAAACTAACCTGCAGATCTTTTTCAAGAGACTGTATCTGCATACTTAAGCCAGGTTGTGTCAAGTGGAGAACCTTTGCAGCCTTTGATATGCTATTTACCTTTACAGTTACATAAAAAGCCTTTAGATACTGAAGATTCATTTTATCACCTATTTATAATTATTTTTACTAGAATACTCCTAATAATTTATTATATCATATAAGGGTTTATCATACATAGACATACTTTCTTCATAACTACATAAAGTCATTTATAAACCTTCTATACCATTAGTTCTGTAGAGATCTATCCCTGTATTAATTCCTTATAAAATAGTCAGTTTGTCTTAATTAGTCTAGATGAAGATAATGAAATAGAGTTTTTCTTAAAGGAGTTATGGAATATAAATCGTTGAGCTAAATAGGTAGAAGTATAAAGTAACCCCCAACAACAACCCATTGTTAACAAAGAATTCCATTACTAAGTGTAAAAACAAATATAACGATATTACGTTAGTACCTATACTGAAAAGGACTATCATTCTTGATGTGCCTTATTTAGGAATAAAGAAGATTTGTAATTAAAATTACAAAATACTTGTTAAATGTTTAACTTGTAATAAATTATCCTTATACATTATAAATAATGTTTATTATTTGACAAACAATTTTTATTATATAATGAAGTTGTAAAGAAATTAACAAACTATTTCTAAACAAAAACAATGGAAATTTAAAATAAAAGGGGGTAGTCAGTCAAGTAAAATAACGTGTTAAAGTTAAGGGTTACTTATTTCACAGAAATACTTAATTAAAACTAAAATGAAGAATAAGGGGGAATTTGTGTGAAAAAAAATAAATTATGGATTATTTTATTGGCGGTAGTAGTTCTTGTTGGTGGGGGGTATTATGGCTACAGACAAATGTTTGGTGTTAAAAAAGTGGTAGTTGCTGCATCGGAGCAAATGGATAAAATATCTGAATATGCCAATCCAAGTGCTTTTATTACACCACTACAATTAAAAGAATTAATAGATAACCAAGAGGACGTTGTTGTAATTGGAGCACTGGACCCTATTAAAGGTGATGCGCCAATTGCAGGTTCTTTCACAATGTGGCGACCAGACTATTCAGCGGCACAAGGTGTTTACGATTTTGGAGGTATGAGAAATACCATTGAAGAAACAGAAGCCATTCTTTCTGGCTATGGAGTAACCCCTGATACAACCATTGTTGTATACGCATCTAACGCTCATCATGATGCCGCAAGATTATGGTGGCAGTTTAAGTTATTAGGTCACGAAGATGTTAGATATTTAGATGGTGGATTAAATGCTTGGGTAGGGGCAGGATATCCAACTGGTGGTGGAAATCCAACGGTAGAAGCAACAAACTATAAAGCACCAAATCCTTCAGAAATGTTAATAGCAAGTTTTGATGATGTTGTTGCAGCATTAGGAACAGATACTGTTATTATTGACACCCGAGGTGCTGAAGAAGAAGATGGGAGTACAACCCTAAGTGGTGCTTTTGGACCTGGAAAAATTCCTGGTGCTGTGTGGATTGAATGGACGGAAGCTTTAAATGAAGATACTACGTTAAAATCAAAAAATCAGCTTCAAGCATTATATGGTGATTTAGAGGATAAAAAAGTTATTACCTACTGTCAATCTGGTGTACGTAGTGCCCATACATTACTTGTATTAACCCAAGTATTAGGTTATGAAGATGTAATGAACTACGATGGATCTTGGATTGAGTGGAGCTATGAGCATTATGAAAACAATAATCCTCTAGCTCAAGTAGAAAATGGAAACTAGGTAAAAACTGAAACAAGATAACTTAATCTAATCATGCTATGTGATTAGATTAATCTTGTCTTTACTTATTCAATTAAGACATATATCAAAACGTGGAAGGATGATGATGGTGAGTACTGTGATGAACAATGTAGTTTTTAGCGAAGTTATTATTAAAAATGCTGAAAAAATAGTAAATGACTGCATGGGACTTGAAGATGCATATTGTCAGAGTAGATGTCCAATGGGTACGGAAGCAAAAAAATATGTTAATTTAATAGCTGAAAAAAAGTATGATGAAGCAATTAAAGTTATTCGTGAAAAGCTATTTTTACCAAATACCTTGGGTAGAATTTGTGCCCATCCATGCGAAAAAGACTGTCGAAGAGGGGTGGAATTTAACCAACCTATTGCCATAGCTGCTCTTAAGCGTTTTGCAGCTGAAAAGGCAGATGATGAGGCTATTTGGGATATAACAACAGAAAAAGCAACGGGAAAAAAAATTGCCATCATTGGGGCTGGTCCTGCAGGGGCCCAAGCTGCCATAGATCTTAGAAAAAAAGGCCATACCGTAACTATTTTTGATAAGTTAAATGTGGTGGGGGGCATGATGAGGGTCGGCATTCCTGAATACAGACTACCTAGACATATTATTGATTATGAATATAGTTACCTTAATAAGCTTGGGGTTGAATTTAAACTTGGTGTAGAAGTAGGCAAGGACATTAGCTTTAAAGGATTGACAGAAAGTTTTGATGCAGTATTATTGGCCCATGGTGCCCACAAGGGAAATATTATACCAATGCCAGGTCATAAAGCAGAGGGGGTATATCCTGCAACCGAATACTTAAAGGAAATAAGTCTTACAAGACAGTTTCCTAGAGGTGGAAAACGAGTAATGGTAATCGGTGGTGGAGATGTTGCTATGGACTGTGCCCGTTCATCATGGAGAATAGGGGCTGATGTAGTTTATCAGTGTTCTTTGGAGGATCTAGAAAATTTACCTGCATCACAAGAAGAAATCCATGAGGCATTAGAAGAAGGAGTAATATTTAATGCTGGATGGGGTCCAACTGAAATTTTTGAGAAAGAGGGTAAAGTAACAGGAATTAAGCTTGAAAAAGTAAAGTCTATCTTTGATGAAGAGGGGCGATTTAATCCTCAATATGAAGGGAAATCAAAAATCATAGAAGTAGATACTATTATTATGGCAACAGGTCAAGTTGTAGAAGACATCACAGAAGGTGTCCTCCCACAAACAAGGGGTGGAAGATATGAAGTAGATAAAGATACCCTTGCTACCAATATGGAGAATGTATTTGTAGCAGGAGATGCAGCTGGTGGATTTATTGTTGTTGAGGCTATGGCGTTAGGAAGGAAAGCAGCCATCAGTATCGACCGATATCTAAAGAAACAGGACCTTAAGGCTGATAGGAGCTTTAAGTTTGAGTGGTTCTACGAAACAAAATTAGATATACCTCTACCAGAAGGTACTGAGGATAGACAAAGATTATACACTAATATGCGCCAGGCAGAAGAACGGAAGAAGGACTTTGATCAGTCAGACCTTGGTTTTACTGAGGAACAAGCAATTGAAGAGGCCTCTCGTTGTTTAGCTTGTGAATGTAAGCTTTGTATGAAGGAATGTGTTATGATGAATGATTTTGGAAGTTGTCCAAAGGATATTGTAGAAGGGTTGACAAAAGAAGGTAGGATGGAGGCTTTATTAGCATACTCATGTAATGCATGTGACAACTGTACAATTGTATGTCCCCATGAATTACCAATGAAGGACATTTTTATTGGTTCCCGTAAAGATTTTGTTAAAGCTAACAAGGGCGAATCACCAATGAAAGGTCATAGAGCTATTAAAGTCCATCAACTACTTGGTTTTTCCAAGATATTTACTACTAAAGTTCGAGGAGGTAAGAAATAATGACAATAAAAATAGACAAGAATAAACGTTATGGATTTATGCCCGGATGTAGTTTGCCATCCTATAGTCCAGAGGCAGTAACAAAGACAACAGCCTATTTAGATTCTGTATTTCCTCGATTTTCAGCAGTTCAAAAATGTTGTGGTAAGCCAACTAAAGCAGTGGGACAATATGATCTATTTAAAGAAAGGTTTGCAGATCTACAAAAAGACATGGACGATGTAAATATTGAAGAAATGATTGTAGCTTGTCAAAGCTGCAAACTAACCTTTGATGAAGCAAGCACAACACCAACCCATTCCCTATGGGAAATCCTTCCTTTGATTGGTCTTCCAGAAGAACTAAGAGGGAAGGCAAAGGGCAGTGATGTAGTATTTACCATACATGATTCCTGTTCAACTCGACATATGACTAAACTCCATGATGGTGTTCGATGGATACTAACAGAACTTGGTTATAAGTATGTGGAATCAAAGTGCTCTCGGGAAAAGACAAGGTGTTGTGGCTTTGGTGGAATGGTAGTGCCTGCAAATCCTGAAGTTGCTGAAAGAGTTATGAAACGTCGTGTAGAAACCCTAGACAGTGAATATGTAGTTGTCTACTGTTCTGCTTGTAGATCTTCTATTCTGAAAGGGGGTTCAAAGGCCTGGCATATTTTAGATCTAGTTTGGGGACCTGTAGTGCATCTTAATGATGAGCCACCAGTAGATGTGTTGGCATCACCGATTAAATCCTGGATTAACCGTTATAAATCTAAGGTTGGTATAGCTAAAGTAGTTAAATAACTTAATAGGAGGAAATAAAATGAATAAGAAGTTAAAGACAATTATTATGATCGCTGTTTTAGCCCTAGTTTTTTATGGCATTTATTCAATAGGACTGATAGATACTCTAAAGGATTTTGACAAATTCCAAGCCTTAATTAAAGATGCAGGTTCTCTTGGCTATGTTATTTATATCTTAATATTTGTTGTGGCAGCGGTATTTTCTTTGCCAGCAAGTGTAATTACCATTAGCGGTGGTATTGTATTTGGTCCAGTACTTGGTGCACTTTTAGCACTATTAGGGGCAACCATCGGTGCTGTTGCAGCATTTTTAGTAGCTCGATATATTGCCAGAGGATTTATTGTAGACAAATTTGGTAAGAATGCAATGTTTCAAAAGGTAGAGGAAGGGGTTGAAAAAAATGGGAAGGATTTCTTAATTTTAACTCGACTGGTACCTGTTTTCCCCTATAATATTCAAAATTATGCCTATGGTGTTACAAATATTAACTTATTTACCTATGCTATTATTACCTTTATTACCATGGCCCCTGGTGCGTTTGTATATGCATATATGGCAGGAGAAATTGCACAAAATGGTATTACAACTTCCTTTTTTATTAAATTACTTATAGCAGGGATTGTATTATTTGGTGCTTCTCAAGTTCCAAAAATATTTGCAAAGAGAAAAGGAATTAATATGGAAACAATCAATAAATAAAATCAAGAAGGTTTTTTATGAAGGTTTTTTATAAAAACATTTCAATTTCTATTGTTTGAAAAGAAATCTTAATATGCAAATGTTTTTAAAATAAAGAACAAGGTAGAAATATAAGGCTTTATTTCCCCCAATTTTATATATCTATTAAAAACCGTCTAGAAATTTCTAGACGGTTTTTAATAAATATTAGCATTATAAATAATCTGCAATAAAAATATAGAAACTCTCTATCATAAAATAATAATAACACATGATATACTCAAGTAAGTAGATATCATGATGTGAAATGATTTATTACACAATAATAGAAATTCTATTTTAATAAAGATAGAAGGAGGAAAGACCTTATGAAAAAAAGTAGTGATAAGCTAATCAAAGAAGCTAGATATTTAGCAGAAAGCTATTATAGTAAAGGAAAATATTTATGCTCTGAAGCTATCCTAGCCTCTGTAAATGAAGTATTAGAATGTGGTATGCCAGAAGAATATGTGAAAATGGTATCAGGTTTTCCTGTAGGAATGGGGGGAGCAGGCTGTAGTTGTGGTGCAGTGACAGGTGGCCAGGTGGCACTAGGATTGGTCTACGGAAGAAAAAAGCCTGGTGGGAGCAATAAAAAGATTATGAAACTGTCCAAAGAATTACATGATATTTTCCGTGAAAAATATGGTAGTACTTGTTGTAGGGTTCTTATTAAGGATTATAAGTTTGCTTCTAAGGAGCATATAGAAAGATGTACTAAGGTTACAGGAGATGTTTGTGAAATTGTTATGAAATTAATTCTTGACAATCAGAATTTGCTGTCAAAAATTCTTTAATTTGTATAATTTTGTCAAAAA
This Natronincola ferrireducens DNA region includes the following protein-coding sequences:
- a CDS encoding TVP38/TMEM64 family protein, whose translation is MNKKLKTIIMIAVLALVFYGIYSIGLIDTLKDFDKFQALIKDAGSLGYVIYILIFVVAAVFSLPASVITISGGIVFGPVLGALLALLGATIGAVAAFLVARYIARGFIVDKFGKNAMFQKVEEGVEKNGKDFLILTRLVPVFPYNIQNYAYGVTNINLFTYAIITFITMAPGAFVYAYMAGEIAQNGITTSFFIKLLIAGIVLFGASQVPKIFAKRKGINMETINK
- a CDS encoding (Fe-S)-binding protein; protein product: MTIKIDKNKRYGFMPGCSLPSYSPEAVTKTTAYLDSVFPRFSAVQKCCGKPTKAVGQYDLFKERFADLQKDMDDVNIEEMIVACQSCKLTFDEASTTPTHSLWEILPLIGLPEELRGKAKGSDVVFTIHDSCSTRHMTKLHDGVRWILTELGYKYVESKCSREKTRCCGFGGMVVPANPEVAERVMKRRVETLDSEYVVVYCSACRSSILKGGSKAWHILDLVWGPVVHLNDEPPVDVLASPIKSWINRYKSKVGIAKVVK
- a CDS encoding FAD-dependent oxidoreductase, giving the protein MMVSTVMNNVVFSEVIIKNAEKIVNDCMGLEDAYCQSRCPMGTEAKKYVNLIAEKKYDEAIKVIREKLFLPNTLGRICAHPCEKDCRRGVEFNQPIAIAALKRFAAEKADDEAIWDITTEKATGKKIAIIGAGPAGAQAAIDLRKKGHTVTIFDKLNVVGGMMRVGIPEYRLPRHIIDYEYSYLNKLGVEFKLGVEVGKDISFKGLTESFDAVLLAHGAHKGNIIPMPGHKAEGVYPATEYLKEISLTRQFPRGGKRVMVIGGGDVAMDCARSSWRIGADVVYQCSLEDLENLPASQEEIHEALEEGVIFNAGWGPTEIFEKEGKVTGIKLEKVKSIFDEEGRFNPQYEGKSKIIEVDTIIMATGQVVEDITEGVLPQTRGGRYEVDKDTLATNMENVFVAGDAAGGFIVVEAMALGRKAAISIDRYLKKQDLKADRSFKFEWFYETKLDIPLPEGTEDRQRLYTNMRQAEERKKDFDQSDLGFTEEQAIEEASRCLACECKLCMKECVMMNDFGSCPKDIVEGLTKEGRMEALLAYSCNACDNCTIVCPHELPMKDIFIGSRKDFVKANKGESPMKGHRAIKVHQLLGFSKIFTTKVRGGKK
- a CDS encoding C-GCAxxG-C-C family protein, giving the protein MKKSSDKLIKEARYLAESYYSKGKYLCSEAILASVNEVLECGMPEEYVKMVSGFPVGMGGAGCSCGAVTGGQVALGLVYGRKKPGGSNKKIMKLSKELHDIFREKYGSTCCRVLIKDYKFASKEHIERCTKVTGDVCEIVMKLILDNQNLLSKIL
- a CDS encoding LysR family transcriptional regulator; this translates as MNLQYLKAFYVTVKVNSISKAAKVLHLTQPGLSMQIQSLEKDLQVSLLNRSNKGVELTEAGKIVFDYANTILSLQENIERDLLNLNSDKKQLLIGSCKAVGEYALPCSIYIYKQDNKDVNIHLEISNTKDVIENLLDRTINLGIVHGCYNCMNTNQLTIEKITNNSLLLVTSLPLMKNTITLKELDHIPLIFREGGSGTRQCILDTLETHGISVDDLNIIYELNSMEAIKSSVIAGKGISFIPELSIKRELKDGILKKIDVEGLEVISDFYVVYRKDHVLSPHEMEFIKFIKSSKRGFC
- a CDS encoding sulfurtransferase, yielding MKKNKLWIILLAVVVLVGGGYYGYRQMFGVKKVVVAASEQMDKISEYANPSAFITPLQLKELIDNQEDVVVIGALDPIKGDAPIAGSFTMWRPDYSAAQGVYDFGGMRNTIEETEAILSGYGVTPDTTIVVYASNAHHDAARLWWQFKLLGHEDVRYLDGGLNAWVGAGYPTGGGNPTVEATNYKAPNPSEMLIASFDDVVAALGTDTVIIDTRGAEEEDGSTTLSGAFGPGKIPGAVWIEWTEALNEDTTLKSKNQLQALYGDLEDKKVITYCQSGVRSAHTLLVLTQVLGYEDVMNYDGSWIEWSYEHYENNNPLAQVENGN